From the genome of Impatiens glandulifera chromosome 9, dImpGla2.1, whole genome shotgun sequence, one region includes:
- the LOC124915809 gene encoding uncharacterized protein LOC124915809 — MQLSEDDNVISQEEEQVAAHLIELGNLSVEEKRLLDQPLIDQTQDLVQPNSIMEEEENIAEITQSPVRQQESDVLETPVLEAKQSLVKEAEADQPIAAQIKVEPTKGDESDKIPSTEGEQANNENSSEGIPLEECFVPCSPSPRSSHIKTLGEDSSRGGSSRGGASRGTRSKRKAIDEEIYRLVKRGGGRGGDRGGGSGGSGGRALVSRFQNLLTGEGFADPNVKREGS; from the exons ATGCAACTCTCTGAGGATGATAATGTGATATCACAAGAAGAAGAGCAAGTTGCTGCTCATCTCATTGAATTGGGGAATTTATCTGTTGAAGAGAAACGCTTGTTGGACCAGCCCCTTATCGATCAGACTCAAGATCTTGTTCAACCTAATTCAATCATGGAAGAAGAGGAGAATATTGCTGAAATTACTCAATCGCCTGTTCGTCAACAGGAATCAGATGTGCTGGAAACTCCTGTTCTAGAAGCAAAGCAATCTCTAGTGAAAGAGGCTGAGGCTGATCAGCCTATTGCAGCACAAATTAAGGTGGAACCCACGAAAGGAGACGAATCTGATAAGATTCCTTcaactgagggggaacaagctAATAACGAAAATTCGTCGGAAGGAATACCATTAGAAGAATGCTTCGTTCCTTGCTCACCATCTCCTCGATCCTCTCATATTAAGACACTG ggggaagatAGTTCAAGAGGCGGTAGTTCAAGAGGAGGTGCTTCGAGAGGCACCAGATCTAAAAGAAAAGCTATTGATGAAGAAATATATAGACTAGtcaaaagaggtggaggtcgcgGTGGTGACCGAGGTGGTGGAAGTGGTGGAAGTGGTGGTCGTGCTCTCGTCTCTCGCTTTCAAAATCTATTGACTGGTGAAGGGTTTGCTGATCcaaacgtgaaaagggaaggatcATAA